A window of the Pseudomonas furukawaii genome harbors these coding sequences:
- a CDS encoding heavy metal translocating P-type ATPase, whose product MVVSADSPHRLQHAGNTYRFCSEKCLSKFRAEPERYGTGTGTGTGADAVSPASVASATWYTCPMHPEVRQAGPGVCPKCGMTLEPELPELEQEENPELRDFSRRFWGTLPLTGIVTLLAMGGHALNLFHGAMQNWVELVIASPVVLWAGWPFYVRGVRSVIQRSPNMWTLIGLGTSAAYLYSVVATLAPAAFPANFMMEGRIGVYFEAAAVIISLTLLGQMLELKARSQTSAAIKALLGLAPRTARRINADGSEEDIPLSHVHPGDRLRVRPGEKVPVDGLVLQGESAVDESMLTGEPIPVLKRPEDTVIGATLNTHGSLVVQAQKVGSATVLAQIVQMVVQAQRSKAPMQRLADVIAGYFVLVVIAIAILTLFLWGLWGPTPGWVFGLINAVAVLIIACPCALGLATPMSVMVATGKAAGSGVLFRDAAAIENLRRIDTLIVDKTGTLTEGRPSFQGLEVAPGFTARDVLRLAASLDQGSEHPLAHAIVEQARAEGLALSAVEAFESASGIGVRGRVEGRTLLLGNTALLEEAGVPCEALRERAEQLRSDGASIIYLAVDGTAAGLLAVADPIKPTSRQAVERLQAVGVRVIMATGDGPTTARAVARQLGIEEVHGEVRPQDKERLVAALQQEGRRVAMAGDGINDAPALARADVGIAMGTGTDVAMNSAQITLVKGDLLGILRARSLSMATVRNMHQNLAFAFAYNAMGIPLAAGLFYPLTGHLLSPMVAALAMSVSSASVVFNALRLRKASLGDQVRQA is encoded by the coding sequence ATGGTGGTCAGTGCAGACAGCCCCCACCGACTGCAGCACGCCGGGAATACCTACCGGTTCTGCAGCGAAAAGTGCCTGTCGAAGTTCAGGGCCGAACCGGAACGCTATGGCACAGGCACAGGCACAGGCACAGGTGCGGACGCGGTGAGTCCAGCGTCCGTTGCGAGCGCTACCTGGTACACCTGCCCGATGCACCCTGAAGTCCGCCAAGCGGGGCCTGGAGTCTGTCCGAAGTGCGGCATGACCCTGGAGCCCGAACTACCGGAACTGGAGCAGGAGGAGAACCCCGAGCTCAGGGACTTTTCCCGGCGCTTCTGGGGGACCCTGCCGCTGACCGGCATCGTCACGCTGCTGGCCATGGGCGGACATGCCTTGAACCTGTTCCACGGCGCCATGCAGAACTGGGTCGAACTGGTGATCGCGAGTCCGGTCGTGCTCTGGGCTGGGTGGCCCTTCTACGTTCGCGGAGTGCGCTCGGTGATCCAGCGCAGTCCCAACATGTGGACGCTGATCGGCCTCGGGACTTCCGCCGCCTATCTCTACAGCGTCGTGGCCACCCTGGCACCGGCGGCCTTCCCGGCGAACTTCATGATGGAAGGCCGCATCGGCGTCTACTTCGAGGCTGCGGCCGTCATCATTTCACTCACCCTGCTGGGGCAGATGCTCGAACTCAAGGCGCGCTCGCAGACCTCCGCCGCCATCAAGGCCCTGCTGGGCCTGGCGCCCCGAACGGCGCGACGGATCAACGCCGACGGCAGCGAAGAGGACATCCCCCTGAGTCACGTGCACCCGGGTGACCGGCTGCGCGTCCGCCCAGGCGAAAAGGTTCCGGTCGACGGCCTGGTCCTGCAGGGTGAGAGCGCCGTCGACGAGTCAATGCTGACGGGCGAGCCCATTCCGGTACTGAAACGGCCCGAGGACACCGTGATAGGCGCCACCCTCAACACCCACGGCAGCCTGGTGGTGCAAGCACAGAAAGTCGGCTCGGCGACCGTCCTCGCGCAGATCGTCCAGATGGTCGTGCAGGCGCAGCGCTCGAAGGCCCCCATGCAGCGACTGGCTGACGTGATCGCCGGCTATTTCGTACTGGTCGTCATCGCCATCGCGATTCTGACCCTGTTCCTATGGGGCCTCTGGGGACCGACGCCCGGATGGGTGTTCGGCCTGATCAATGCGGTGGCGGTGCTGATCATCGCCTGCCCCTGCGCACTTGGCCTGGCGACCCCCATGTCGGTGATGGTGGCTACCGGCAAGGCTGCCGGCAGCGGAGTGCTGTTCCGCGATGCTGCGGCCATCGAGAACCTGCGCCGGATCGATACCCTGATTGTCGACAAGACCGGCACCCTTACCGAAGGTCGGCCGTCCTTCCAGGGCCTTGAGGTGGCCCCCGGATTCACTGCCAGGGACGTGCTGCGGCTGGCCGCCAGCCTGGACCAGGGCAGCGAGCATCCCCTGGCGCATGCCATCGTGGAGCAGGCCCGCGCAGAGGGCCTGGCGTTGAGCGCAGTGGAGGCGTTCGAGAGCGCCTCCGGGATCGGAGTGCGCGGACGCGTAGAGGGACGGACCCTGCTGCTGGGCAATACCGCGCTGCTGGAGGAAGCGGGCGTGCCCTGTGAAGCCCTGCGGGAGAGGGCCGAACAGCTACGCAGCGATGGGGCGAGCATCATCTACCTGGCGGTGGATGGCACGGCAGCCGGCCTGCTGGCCGTGGCCGACCCGATCAAGCCGACCTCCCGGCAAGCCGTCGAGCGCCTTCAGGCCGTAGGCGTCCGGGTCATCATGGCGACCGGCGACGGGCCGACGACAGCGCGTGCGGTGGCTCGCCAGCTCGGCATCGAGGAGGTGCATGGCGAGGTCAGGCCACAGGACAAGGAGCGCCTTGTCGCCGCGCTGCAGCAGGAGGGACGCCGGGTGGCGATGGCCGGAGACGGCATCAACGACGCACCGGCCCTGGCGCGCGCCGATGTCGGCATCGCCATGGGTACCGGCACTGATGTCGCGATGAACAGCGCGCAGATCACCCTGGTCAAGGGCGACCTGCTCGGCATTCTCCGCGCCCGCAGCCTCTCCATGGCGACCGTACGCAACATGCACCAGAACCTCGCCTTCGCCTTTGCCTACAACGCCATGGGTATTCCGCTGGCGGCCGGGCTGTTCTACCCGCTGACCGGGCACCTGCTGTCGCCGATGGTGGCGGCGCTGGCCATGAGCGTGAGTTCGGCATCGGTCGTCTTCAACGCGCTGCGCCTGCGCAAGGCTTCGCTCGGCGACCAGGTCCGACAGGCTTGA
- the vapB gene encoding type II toxin-antitoxin system VapB family antitoxin: MATITVSLFRNGRNQAIRIPRDMEFHGVTELIVTREGDTLTLRPSRPSWSSLATMEPIEADFLADRPAVIEPGRVDFSERED; the protein is encoded by the coding sequence ATGGCCACTATCACTGTTTCGTTGTTCCGCAATGGTCGGAATCAGGCCATTCGAATCCCCCGGGACATGGAGTTCCACGGCGTGACCGAGTTGATCGTGACCCGTGAAGGCGACACGCTGACGCTGCGGCCGTCGCGCCCCTCCTGGAGCAGCCTGGCGACGATGGAGCCCATCGAGGCGGACTTCCTGGCGGATCGTCCTGCGGTCATCGAGCCAGGCCGGGTCGACTTCTCTGAACGCGAGGATTGA
- a CDS encoding phytanoyl-CoA dioxygenase family protein, producing MIERQQVHSDGYALLRQAIPAESLDELRAVFDAGVKPSSQWPVPRGMDWRHSMLDLDPGVQAVCRLPALLAVVGALIGERFFLAQVEGREPLAGGGHQRLHRDLSAQRPGDMAIALAFLDDYGPDNGATRIVPGSHRPVPDEPPFDFNDESRSVQLAGAAGDILVLDVDLVHGGSLNLLGARRRTLLISYFAEPLYDYHQETAHLRGVRMDASERFTPNELAAS from the coding sequence ATGATCGAACGCCAGCAGGTCCACAGTGACGGCTATGCGCTGCTCCGCCAGGCCATACCGGCCGAGAGTCTGGATGAGCTTCGCGCCGTGTTCGATGCGGGCGTCAAGCCGTCGAGCCAATGGCCCGTGCCCCGTGGCATGGACTGGCGCCACTCGATGCTGGACCTCGATCCCGGGGTGCAGGCGGTGTGTCGCCTGCCGGCGCTGCTGGCGGTGGTGGGAGCACTCATTGGCGAGCGCTTCTTCCTCGCTCAGGTCGAAGGGCGCGAGCCGCTTGCGGGTGGCGGTCACCAGCGGCTGCACCGCGACCTGTCGGCCCAGCGCCCCGGCGACATGGCCATCGCCCTGGCGTTCCTCGACGACTATGGCCCCGACAATGGCGCCACCCGCATCGTCCCTGGCAGCCACCGGCCCGTACCGGACGAGCCGCCCTTCGACTTCAACGATGAATCCCGCTCGGTGCAGCTAGCAGGCGCTGCGGGCGACATCCTGGTGCTCGACGTCGATCTGGTTCATGGCGGCAGCCTCAACCTCCTCGGCGCTCGTCGTCGTACCCTGCTGATCAGCTACTTCGCCGAGCCGCTCTACGACTACCACCAGGAAACCGCGCACCTGCGCGGTGTGCGGATGGACGCGAGCGAGCGTTTCACACCAAACGAACTGGCGGCGTCCTGA
- a CDS encoding DUF2933 domain-containing protein, translated as MNASDPSHPQPPFWRSTPGIATGMLLVIALFYLAREHYGHVSLLLPYAILLLCPLMHLLGHHRGGHGRHGETDDTTKGGRSG; from the coding sequence ATGAACGCGTCGGATCCATCCCACCCGCAGCCACCCTTCTGGCGCAGCACACCCGGCATCGCCACAGGCATGTTGCTGGTCATCGCCCTGTTCTACCTGGCCCGAGAGCATTACGGCCATGTCTCGCTGTTATTGCCCTACGCCATCTTGCTGCTGTGCCCGCTGATGCACCTGCTTGGCCATCATCGCGGTGGCCACGGCCGTCATGGTGAGACCGACGACACCACCAAGGGCGGCAGGAGCGGCTGA
- a CDS encoding methyltransferase family protein — MGALENRVPPLLVAGLIALLMGFAANWLPRLELVWAGRLATALPVLFLGLAVCVAGVLSFRRARTTVNPLQPQQASSLVEAGIYRYSRNPMYLGFALILAAWALALASPLALLGVLIFVLYMNRFQIAPEERALEALFGEAFDCYRARVRRWL; from the coding sequence ATGGGTGCGCTGGAGAACCGCGTTCCACCGCTGCTGGTAGCGGGTCTGATCGCCCTGCTGATGGGCTTCGCGGCCAACTGGCTGCCGCGCCTCGAGCTGGTGTGGGCAGGACGGCTGGCAACCGCCTTGCCGGTACTGTTCCTGGGGCTCGCCGTGTGCGTGGCCGGCGTGCTGTCGTTTCGCCGCGCACGCACCACGGTCAATCCGCTACAGCCACAGCAGGCGTCTTCGCTGGTGGAGGCCGGCATCTACCGGTACAGCCGCAATCCCATGTACCTGGGCTTCGCCCTCATCCTGGCAGCCTGGGCGCTGGCCCTGGCATCGCCCCTTGCCCTGTTGGGCGTGCTGATCTTCGTGCTGTACATGAACCGCTTCCAGATCGCTCCTGAAGAACGGGCGCTCGAAGCGCTGTTCGGCGAAGCCTTCGATTGCTACCGCGCCCGGGTGCGTCGCTGGCTGTAA
- a CDS encoding type II toxin-antitoxin system VapC family toxin translates to MPTVVTYMLDTNICSFIIRKNPPQVLERLQCAAAAGNRLVISAITYAELRYGAASPRAPKALTAWIDALVQRLDEILPWNDTAVEASANLMAQLLKAGTPIGPNDTGIAGHALSTGCIVVTNNTREFLRVPGLLVEDWAAG, encoded by the coding sequence ATGCCGACTGTCGTGACCTATATGCTGGATACGAATATCTGCTCGTTCATCATCCGGAAGAACCCGCCGCAGGTGTTGGAGCGTCTGCAGTGCGCTGCCGCTGCCGGCAATCGGTTGGTGATTTCGGCCATCACCTACGCCGAGCTTCGCTACGGCGCCGCCTCGCCTCGCGCGCCCAAGGCGTTGACGGCCTGGATCGATGCCCTGGTGCAGCGCCTGGACGAAATTCTGCCCTGGAACGATACGGCCGTTGAGGCCTCTGCGAACTTGATGGCCCAGTTGCTGAAGGCAGGCACGCCGATCGGCCCGAACGACACCGGAATTGCAGGGCACGCACTCTCCACCGGCTGCATTGTTGTCACCAACAACACACGGGAGTTTCTGCGTGTGCCTGGTCTTCTCGTAGAGGATTGGGCCGCTGGCTGA
- a CDS encoding heavy-metal-associated domain-containing protein gives MKSIELRVEGVSCASCVRHVNAALASVAGVTEVSVDLAAGRVRVGGDADARSLLAALQDAGYPARREAPEDVGTQGCGGSSCCCH, from the coding sequence ATGAAAAGTATCGAACTGCGGGTTGAAGGCGTGAGCTGTGCTTCCTGTGTTCGCCACGTGAATGCCGCGTTGGCGTCGGTCGCCGGAGTGACCGAGGTATCGGTCGACCTTGCGGCGGGCCGGGTGCGCGTCGGCGGCGACGCCGATGCCCGGTCGCTGCTGGCCGCCCTGCAGGACGCAGGCTACCCGGCCAGACGCGAGGCCCCGGAGGACGTCGGAACGCAGGGCTGCGGCGGCAGTTCCTGCTGCTGTCACTGA
- a CDS encoding malate dehydrogenase produces MKKLSIVGVGMVGEAAAQIIAREELCRELVMIDVQGELAKGKALDVWQAAVESGSDTRVCGGGNAELLQDSELVVITAGVPRKPGQSRQDVLSINLPILDSIMRDINRHAPAATVLVVSNPVDVLTYRAWCLSELGRDRVFGQAGVLDTARMKCFIAEETGFSARDISALVLGGHGDSMVPLMRYCTVGSVPLSHFLSSQQIERIVERTRQGGGEILGLKKLGSACDAPGVAIAQMVDAIANGRNRILPAVAILEGEYGRTDIAMGVPCVLAEEGIVRVIELPLDAQEQAMFDHSADQVVRDIAEMKAL; encoded by the coding sequence ATGAAAAAGCTATCGATCGTGGGTGTCGGAATGGTGGGTGAGGCGGCAGCCCAGATCATCGCCCGGGAAGAGCTCTGTCGTGAGTTGGTGATGATCGATGTGCAGGGTGAGCTGGCAAAGGGCAAGGCGCTGGACGTCTGGCAGGCGGCCGTTGAGTCAGGCTCCGATACCCGGGTTTGTGGCGGGGGCAATGCCGAGTTGCTGCAGGACTCCGAGCTGGTGGTGATTACGGCGGGTGTGCCCCGCAAGCCGGGCCAGTCGCGCCAGGATGTATTGAGTATCAATCTGCCAATTCTCGACAGCATCATGCGGGACATCAATCGTCATGCCCCGGCGGCGACGGTGCTGGTGGTGTCGAACCCGGTCGACGTACTGACCTATCGGGCCTGGTGCCTCAGTGAGCTGGGGCGCGACAGGGTGTTCGGGCAGGCGGGGGTGCTGGATACAGCACGCATGAAGTGTTTCATCGCCGAGGAGACAGGGTTTTCCGCTCGGGATATCTCGGCGCTGGTGCTGGGCGGGCATGGCGACAGCATGGTGCCGCTGATGCGCTACTGCACGGTCGGTTCGGTGCCGCTGTCCCACTTCCTGTCCAGCCAGCAGATAGAGCGGATCGTGGAGCGCACACGTCAGGGTGGCGGCGAGATTCTGGGATTGAAGAAGCTGGGAAGCGCCTGCGATGCCCCGGGCGTGGCCATCGCGCAGATGGTGGATGCCATCGCCAATGGGCGTAACCGCATCTTGCCGGCGGTGGCGATTCTCGAGGGCGAGTACGGGCGGACGGATATTGCGATGGGTGTCCCCTGTGTGCTGGCCGAGGAAGGGATTGTGCGGGTGATCGAGTTGCCTCTGGATGCCCAGGAGCAGGCAATGTTCGACCACTCCGCAGATCAGGTGGTGCGTGATATCGCTGAAATGAAGGCTTTGTGA
- a CDS encoding ribonuclease E inhibitor RraB, protein MSTAFHDDVSTNLLRRMKEGGFDFARVHPIEFYAIFPDEDRARMAARNFRGESLNAQVSVRADGAWHLQVSKVMYATHAGIGDFEHDLEALVVPLGGVLDGWGVTQEIPAKQP, encoded by the coding sequence ATGAGCACAGCCTTCCACGATGATGTCAGTACCAATCTGTTGCGCCGCATGAAAGAGGGTGGTTTCGATTTCGCCCGGGTCCATCCGATCGAGTTCTACGCCATTTTCCCCGACGAGGACCGGGCACGAATGGCGGCGCGGAATTTTCGCGGCGAGTCCTTGAATGCCCAGGTGTCGGTCCGTGCCGATGGGGCCTGGCACCTGCAGGTGAGCAAGGTGATGTATGCCACCCACGCGGGCATCGGTGATTTCGAGCATGACCTGGAGGCCCTGGTGGTGCCCCTGGGTGGGGTGCTGGACGGCTGGGGCGTGACCCAGGAAATTCCCGCCAAGCAACCCTGA
- a CDS encoding alpha/beta hydrolase — protein sequence MNAPVDFTAPDPGQPLLRAVLRVSLRLLFRGLMRPPTPVPWQRLLLRGLTASTLAPRGLARETGRLGGRPCEWHRPPEGADGVLLYLHGGAFMTGSPATHRAIAGHLAKGAGIAVCALDYRLAPEHPFPAARDDAVAAYRELLAAGHPASRLFIGGDSAGGNLALLCALEARRQGLPSPAGVLCFSPVTDMSGEALHAPSAGDPLINPAWVAQAADLYCPPGMDRRDPALSPLFDDLAGLPPLLLQVAEDEILRDDSLRLAERVREAGGWVRLERYPGLWHVFQAHAGVLHAADRALASVADFVRRQRGARPGG from the coding sequence ATGAATGCACCCGTTGATTTCACCGCTCCCGACCCTGGCCAGCCCCTGCTGCGGGCCGTGCTGCGAGTCAGCTTGCGGCTGCTGTTCCGGGGGCTGATGCGGCCGCCGACGCCGGTGCCCTGGCAGCGTCTTTTGTTGCGCGGCCTGACCGCAAGCACCCTGGCGCCCCGTGGCCTGGCGAGGGAAACCGGGCGGCTGGGCGGCCGGCCCTGCGAGTGGCACCGGCCGCCGGAGGGCGCCGATGGGGTGCTGCTTTACCTGCACGGTGGCGCCTTCATGACCGGCTCCCCGGCGACGCACCGGGCGATCGCCGGCCACCTCGCCAAGGGCGCCGGCATCGCCGTGTGCGCGCTGGATTACCGGCTGGCCCCGGAGCATCCCTTTCCCGCCGCCCGTGACGATGCCGTGGCGGCCTACCGCGAATTGCTGGCGGCCGGCCACCCGGCCTCGCGCCTTTTCATCGGCGGTGATTCGGCCGGCGGCAACCTGGCCCTGCTCTGCGCGCTGGAGGCCCGCCGCCAGGGCTTGCCGTCGCCGGCGGGAGTGCTGTGCTTCTCGCCGGTCACCGACATGAGCGGCGAGGCATTGCACGCGCCATCGGCGGGGGACCCACTGATCAACCCGGCCTGGGTGGCCCAGGCCGCCGACCTCTATTGCCCGCCGGGCATGGATAGGCGCGATCCGGCCCTGTCGCCGCTGTTCGACGACCTGGCGGGCCTGCCGCCATTGCTGTTGCAGGTGGCGGAGGACGAAATCCTGCGGGACGACAGCCTGCGCCTGGCGGAGCGGGTGAGGGAGGCCGGTGGCTGGGTACGCCTGGAGCGGTATCCGGGACTCTGGCATGTGTTCCAGGCCCATGCCGGGGTGCTGCACGCGGCGGACCGGGCGCTGGCCAGCGTTGCCGACTTCGTCCGTCGGCAACGGGGGGCTCGGCCGGGGGGGTGA
- a CDS encoding flavin-containing monooxygenase, whose product MQNSSHGVPLRVLIIGAGFGGLGMAIQLRKAGIEDFLILEKGDEIGGTWRDNGYPGAACDVPSHLYSFSFEPKADWSRKFAPQAEILAYLRHCAAKYGLRRQIRFGCEVEGAVFDEASGTWEVHSRAGERFRARALVSACGQLNRPAWPTIPGLETFRGELFHSARWNHRYDLAGKRVAVIGTGASAIQFVPQIAPQVARLTVFQRSAPYVIRKPDRAYRSWELALMRRLPVLQKVDRLLTYIHHESRALAFTVFPSLMSLMRGRFERHLRRGIADPELRRRLVPDYPLGCKRILISNDFYPALERPNVALEDGGIREVTTDAVITRDGRRIEVDAIILGTGFTATDFLAPMTIRGLAGRDLNEAWREGAEAYLGISVTGFPNLFVLYGPNTNLGHNSIIYMLESQFPYVLDGIRALQGVRYLDLKPEVQRRFNQRLQREVRHSVWEQGCTSWYKTADGRNTTNWPGFTFTYRQLTRRLELDRYECTR is encoded by the coding sequence ATGCAGAACAGTTCCCACGGGGTCCCACTGCGGGTGCTGATCATCGGCGCCGGCTTCGGTGGCCTCGGTATGGCCATCCAGCTGCGCAAGGCCGGCATCGAGGATTTCCTGATCCTCGAGAAGGGCGACGAGATCGGCGGCACCTGGCGTGACAACGGTTACCCCGGCGCAGCCTGCGACGTGCCTTCCCACCTCTATTCCTTTTCCTTCGAGCCCAAGGCCGACTGGTCACGCAAGTTCGCGCCCCAGGCGGAGATCCTCGCCTATCTGCGGCACTGCGCCGCCAAGTACGGGCTGCGCCGGCAGATCCGCTTCGGTTGCGAGGTGGAAGGCGCGGTGTTCGACGAGGCCAGCGGCACCTGGGAGGTGCATAGCCGCGCCGGGGAGCGCTTTCGCGCTCGGGCGCTGGTGAGTGCCTGCGGCCAGCTCAATCGCCCGGCCTGGCCGACGATTCCGGGGCTGGAGACCTTCCGGGGCGAGCTGTTCCACTCGGCCCGCTGGAACCACCGGTACGACCTGGCGGGCAAGCGCGTGGCGGTGATAGGCACGGGGGCCAGCGCCATCCAGTTCGTGCCGCAGATCGCCCCGCAGGTTGCGCGGTTGACGGTGTTCCAGCGTTCGGCGCCCTACGTGATCCGCAAGCCGGACCGCGCCTACCGCAGCTGGGAGCTGGCGCTGATGCGGCGCCTGCCTGTCCTGCAGAAGGTCGACCGGCTGCTCACGTACATCCATCATGAATCGCGGGCCCTGGCGTTCACGGTGTTTCCGTCGCTGATGAGCCTGATGCGGGGGCGCTTCGAGCGGCACCTGCGACGCGGCATCGCCGACCCGGAGCTGCGCCGGCGGCTGGTGCCGGACTATCCGCTGGGCTGCAAGCGCATCCTGATTTCCAACGATTTCTACCCGGCCCTGGAGCGCCCCAATGTGGCGCTGGAGGATGGCGGCATCCGCGAGGTGACGACGGACGCGGTGATCACCCGCGATGGCCGGCGCATCGAGGTGGACGCCATCATCCTCGGCACCGGCTTCACCGCCACGGACTTCCTCGCGCCCATGACGATCCGGGGCCTCGCTGGCCGCGACCTGAACGAGGCCTGGCGGGAAGGCGCAGAGGCCTATCTGGGCATCAGCGTGACCGGCTTCCCCAATCTGTTCGTGCTCTACGGACCCAACACCAACCTGGGCCACAACTCGATCATCTACATGCTGGAAAGCCAGTTCCCCTATGTGCTGGACGGCATCCGCGCGCTCCAGGGGGTTCGCTACCTGGACCTCAAGCCCGAGGTACAGCGCCGCTTCAACCAGCGCCTGCAGCGAGAGGTGCGCCATTCCGTCTGGGAGCAGGGCTGCACCAGCTGGTACAAGACCGCCGACGGTCGCAACACCACCAACTGGCCCGGTTTCACCTTCACCTATCGCCAACTCACCCGCCGACTGGAGCTGGACCGCTATGAATGCACCCGTTGA
- a CDS encoding patatin-like phospholipase family protein yields the protein MSKRVALVLGSGGARGYAHIGVIEEIEARGYEIACIAGCSMGAVVGGIYAAGKLRQYREWTESLDYLDVLRLLDVSFRLGAIRGEKVFGRIRDIVGEINIEELSIPYTAVATDLTNQQEIWFQEGCLHQAMRASAAIPSLFTPVVQGSRMLVDGGLLNPLPIIPVVSSHCDLIVAVNLNATNQREYQLPVIDRPPAVKSRVDLLMNSLSSRLPFRKRGNGEPHGLLDPESLPGGNPWLEDAAPQMQQPAAAPETDGAPRSASGSEVIANVGPASLLDLVNQSFEVMQTSLAQYKIAGYPPDILINVPKRVCRFFEFYKAPELIQLGRQIARDTLERFEQGR from the coding sequence ATGAGCAAGCGTGTCGCACTGGTACTGGGTTCGGGGGGCGCACGGGGCTATGCCCATATCGGCGTCATCGAGGAAATCGAAGCACGGGGGTATGAAATCGCCTGCATCGCAGGCTGCTCCATGGGCGCGGTGGTGGGTGGCATCTACGCCGCCGGCAAGCTGCGCCAGTACCGCGAATGGACCGAAAGCCTGGACTACCTCGACGTACTGCGCCTGCTGGACGTGAGCTTCCGTCTCGGCGCCATCCGCGGCGAAAAGGTCTTCGGGCGCATTCGCGACATCGTCGGCGAAATCAATATCGAGGAACTGTCCATCCCCTACACGGCGGTGGCCACCGACCTCACCAACCAGCAGGAAATCTGGTTCCAGGAAGGCTGCCTGCACCAGGCCATGCGCGCCTCGGCGGCCATTCCCAGCCTCTTCACCCCCGTCGTCCAGGGCAGCCGCATGCTGGTGGACGGTGGCCTGCTCAACCCGCTGCCCATCATTCCCGTGGTGTCGAGCCACTGCGACCTCATCGTCGCGGTCAACCTCAACGCCACCAACCAGCGGGAATACCAGCTGCCGGTGATCGACCGGCCACCGGCCGTCAAAAGCCGCGTCGACCTGCTGATGAACTCCCTCAGCTCACGCCTGCCCTTCCGCAAACGCGGCAACGGCGAACCCCACGGCCTGCTCGACCCGGAAAGTCTGCCCGGCGGCAACCCCTGGCTGGAAGACGCGGCGCCGCAAATGCAGCAACCCGCCGCCGCCCCGGAAACCGACGGCGCCCCCCGCTCCGCCAGCGGCTCGGAAGTGATCGCCAACGTCGGCCCCGCCTCCCTGCTGGACCTGGTCAACCAGAGCTTCGAGGTCATGCAGACCTCCCTCGCCCAATACAAGATCGCCGGCTACCCGCCGGATATCCTCATCAACGTGCCCAAGCGCGTCTGCCGCTTCTTCGAGTTTTACAAGGCCCCGGAGCTGATTCAGCTGGGACGGCAGATTGCGCGGGACACGCTGGAGCGGTTCGAGCAGGGGCGGTGA
- a CDS encoding type 1 glutamine amidotransferase yields MTDILILTHVDFCPPGHLATVLDREQRDFTVLRTDLGELDGYDLDRPKAVAIMGGPMSVNDPLPWIGAEVDALKHFIARDVPLIGHCLGGQLLARALDAPVHRMPYTEVGWQPLEKRALATDNPWMAHLPREFSIFQWHGDTFDLPEGAQWLMDSPWCPNQGFSWGDRVLALQGHPEMTEELVRVWLTDWAHLLDETQPSQQGIARMLDDLPRKVRALNQVAEGFYRRWLDLAF; encoded by the coding sequence ATGACCGATATCCTGATTCTCACCCACGTGGATTTCTGCCCACCCGGCCACCTGGCGACCGTCCTGGACCGCGAGCAGCGCGACTTCACCGTGCTGCGGACGGACCTGGGCGAGCTGGACGGCTATGACCTGGACCGCCCCAAGGCCGTGGCCATCATGGGTGGGCCCATGAGCGTGAACGACCCCTTGCCCTGGATCGGGGCGGAGGTCGACGCACTGAAGCACTTCATCGCCCGCGACGTGCCCCTGATCGGCCATTGCCTGGGGGGCCAACTGCTGGCCCGCGCCCTGGACGCGCCGGTCCATCGCATGCCCTACACCGAGGTCGGCTGGCAGCCGCTGGAGAAGCGCGCCCTGGCCACCGACAACCCCTGGATGGCGCATCTGCCCCGGGAGTTCTCCATTTTCCAGTGGCACGGCGACACCTTCGATCTGCCCGAGGGTGCCCAGTGGCTGATGGACAGCCCCTGGTGCCCCAACCAGGGCTTCTCCTGGGGCGACAGGGTGCTGGCCCTGCAGGGGCATCCGGAGATGACCGAGGAACTGGTGCGTGTCTGGCTCACCGACTGGGCCCACCTGCTGGACGAGACCCAGCCCAGCCAGCAGGGCATCGCGAGGATGCTCGACGACCTGCCACGCAAGGTGAGGGCGCTGAACCAGGTGGCCGAGGGCTTCTACCGGCGCTGGCTGGACCTCGCTTTCTAG